The proteins below come from a single Rhizobium tropici CIAT 899 genomic window:
- a CDS encoding thermonuclease family protein: protein MMRSGRLFRDGVVTFALLAILALFALKMNNRPEIVQNGSFYVIDGDTLSAGGERLRLKGIDAPEYRQRCQRNGADWACGEEARKALATMIKTGAPECRGRERDRYGRLLVTCVAGDADINAAMVRSGMAVSYGGYASEERSARQAKAGLWASDFERPSNYRREERMAHDNDPIAGWLGYLRQLVGWSAP, encoded by the coding sequence GTGATGCGGTCGGGCCGCCTGTTTCGTGACGGCGTGGTCACTTTCGCGCTGCTTGCTATTCTTGCATTATTCGCGTTGAAGATGAACAATCGACCGGAAATCGTTCAAAACGGCAGCTTTTATGTCATTGACGGCGACACGCTTTCCGCCGGTGGCGAACGCTTGAGACTGAAAGGGATCGATGCTCCCGAATATCGGCAGCGCTGCCAACGCAATGGCGCGGATTGGGCCTGCGGCGAAGAAGCACGCAAGGCGCTTGCCACAATGATTAAGACCGGAGCGCCCGAATGTCGGGGACGGGAGAGAGATCGCTATGGTCGCCTGTTGGTGACGTGTGTCGCCGGCGATGCCGATATCAACGCCGCGATGGTGCGCAGTGGCATGGCGGTTTCTTATGGCGGCTATGCAAGCGAAGAGCGGAGCGCACGGCAGGCGAAGGCTGGGCTTTGGGCCAGTGATTTCGAGAGGCCGAGCAACTATCGGCGCGAGGAGCGTATGGCCCATGACAATGACCCGATTGCCGGATGGCTCGGCTATTTGCGCCAGCTTGTCGGTTGGAGCGCTCCATGA
- a CDS encoding sensor histidine kinase encodes MSNGVSTSTDKNIVDRSRSHRNRAVSKAVRQTRERLQSGHSRNFDRELMMMHIDTLRQSAAVVPIFVIVVAVLGVYLTRDAGILFWTIPILTAHAINMLIGRRAKKQEMSAESARKWRQLLLLGQLLVGFCWALFAMQNCATCGGDSFAFYKGTTLLAAICITAMSSFMLPRAVPFSFAPATVALTVAAILTRRPSDIALTAAIAVAVIFFSFITNRMYQSNLKILSFQSEKDDLIAELEVAKSMSDEARRRAEEANLAKSRFLASMSHELRTPLNAILGFSEVMSAEVMGPLNNPTYREYTSDIHRSGQHLLNLINEILDLSRIEAGKYELNEEAISLLDIAEDCIGMVQLRARAKNISISSQFEAQLPSVWADEKSMRQVILNLLSNAVKFTPQGGEISVKVGWTAGGGEYVAIKDNGPGIPEEEIPIVLSAFGQGSIAIKSAEQGTGLGLPIVQAILAKHDGQFMLKSKLREGTEVIAILPPKRVLQSLPAVEDAPLAERRKKSFA; translated from the coding sequence ATGAGCAACGGCGTCAGCACATCGACAGATAAAAACATTGTCGACCGATCGCGCAGTCACCGTAACCGGGCTGTGTCGAAGGCCGTGCGGCAAACGCGCGAGCGCCTGCAAAGCGGCCATAGCCGTAATTTCGACCGCGAACTGATGATGATGCATATCGACACCTTGCGGCAGAGTGCCGCCGTCGTGCCGATCTTCGTCATCGTGGTTGCCGTTCTCGGCGTCTACCTGACGCGTGATGCCGGCATTCTCTTCTGGACCATTCCGATCCTCACGGCGCATGCCATCAACATGCTGATCGGACGACGCGCCAAGAAGCAGGAAATGTCAGCCGAAAGCGCCAGAAAGTGGCGACAGCTGCTTTTGCTGGGGCAATTGCTCGTCGGCTTCTGTTGGGCTCTCTTTGCGATGCAAAATTGCGCGACCTGCGGCGGCGACAGTTTCGCCTTCTACAAGGGCACGACCCTGCTAGCGGCAATCTGCATTACGGCCATGTCCAGCTTCATGCTGCCACGAGCTGTTCCGTTTTCCTTCGCACCGGCGACCGTGGCGCTTACCGTGGCAGCCATTCTGACGCGAAGGCCTTCCGATATCGCCCTCACCGCAGCCATTGCGGTTGCCGTGATATTCTTCAGCTTCATCACCAACCGCATGTATCAGTCGAACCTGAAGATTCTCTCTTTCCAATCGGAGAAGGACGATCTGATCGCCGAACTCGAAGTCGCGAAATCAATGTCCGACGAGGCCCGTCGGCGTGCCGAAGAAGCAAATCTCGCCAAATCGCGCTTTCTTGCTTCCATGTCGCACGAGCTTAGAACGCCGCTGAATGCGATCCTTGGCTTTTCCGAAGTCATGTCGGCGGAGGTCATGGGGCCGCTCAACAATCCGACCTATCGCGAATACACCAGTGACATCCATCGATCCGGCCAGCACCTGCTCAACCTGATCAACGAAATCCTCGACCTCTCTCGTATCGAGGCCGGCAAATACGAGCTGAACGAAGAAGCAATTTCTCTCCTCGATATTGCCGAGGATTGCATCGGCATGGTGCAGTTGCGTGCCCGCGCCAAGAATATTTCGATCTCATCGCAATTCGAAGCGCAGCTGCCTTCCGTCTGGGCCGATGAGAAATCGATGCGCCAGGTGATCCTCAACCTCTTGTCGAATGCAGTGAAATTCACGCCGCAAGGCGGCGAGATCAGTGTCAAGGTTGGCTGGACGGCCGGTGGCGGCGAATATGTCGCGATCAAGGACAACGGTCCGGGCATTCCCGAAGAAGAGATCCCGATTGTGCTGTCGGCCTTCGGCCAGGGCTCTATCGCCATCAAGAGTGCCGAACAAGGTACGGGCCTCGGGCTGCCGATCGTACAGGCCATTCTCGCCAAGCATGACGGCCAGTTCATGCTGAAATCCAAGCTGCGGGAAGGCACGGAAGTCATCGCCATCCTACCGCCCAAGCGCGTGCTGCAAAGCCTGCCGGCGGTCGAGGATGCCCCGCTAGCCGAGCGGCGAAAGAAGAGCTTCGCTTAA
- a CDS encoding diacylglycerol kinase: MAEFSKSAVNKETGIRHFFAAAGYSWGGFQRLLQESAFRQELLFAGVGLILLIAVGATIGEIVIAMVLFLAVFAVEAMNTAVEEVIDRISPEISNVGKHAKDLGSFAVLCMLVASGIYMLYVIGSHLLFR; encoded by the coding sequence ATGGCTGAGTTTTCAAAATCAGCGGTCAATAAGGAGACCGGGATTCGGCACTTTTTCGCCGCCGCCGGCTATTCCTGGGGCGGTTTTCAGCGGCTGTTGCAGGAATCGGCTTTTCGCCAGGAGCTCCTTTTTGCCGGAGTGGGACTGATCCTGTTGATCGCCGTCGGTGCGACCATCGGTGAGATCGTCATTGCCATGGTGTTGTTCCTCGCCGTCTTCGCAGTCGAGGCCATGAATACGGCGGTGGAAGAGGTGATCGACCGGATATCGCCGGAGATTTCCAACGTCGGCAAGCACGCCAAGGATCTCGGCTCCTTTGCCGTTCTCTGCATGCTGGTCGCGTCCGGTATCTACATGCTTTACGTCATCGGCAGCCATCTGCTATTCCGCTAA
- the cobT gene encoding nicotinate-nucleotide--dimethylbenzimidazole phosphoribosyltransferase encodes MSVSGLPFDDFRALLRDLPGPDARALVAARERDAQLTKPPGALGRLEEIAFWLAAWTGRSPAVTRPLVAIFAGNHGVTKQGITPFPPSVTQQMVENFAAGGAAINQICVAYDLGLKVFDLALEFPTGDITEEPALSERDCAATMAFGMEAIAGGTDLLCIGEMGIGNTTIAAAIHYALYGGKAEDWVGPGTGSEGEMLKRKIAAVEKAVALHRDHLNDPLEILRRLGGREIAAMAGAILAARMERIPVIIDGYVATAAASILKAANPSALDHCLIGHVSAEPGHLRSIEKLGKTPLLALGMRLGEGTGAALAAGIVKAAAACHSGMATFESAGVTNKH; translated from the coding sequence ATGAGCGTCAGCGGCCTCCCATTCGACGATTTCCGCGCATTGCTGCGCGACCTTCCAGGCCCGGATGCCCGGGCGCTCGTGGCCGCGCGCGAACGTGATGCACAGCTCACCAAGCCGCCGGGCGCGCTTGGAAGACTGGAGGAAATCGCTTTCTGGCTGGCGGCCTGGACTGGACGTTCGCCTGCAGTGACCCGGCCTCTGGTGGCGATCTTTGCCGGAAATCATGGTGTCACCAAGCAGGGGATCACCCCGTTTCCGCCTTCGGTGACGCAGCAGATGGTGGAAAATTTCGCAGCCGGCGGCGCAGCCATCAACCAGATCTGTGTTGCCTACGATCTCGGCCTCAAGGTCTTCGATCTCGCGCTCGAGTTCCCGACCGGGGACATCACCGAAGAACCGGCATTGAGCGAACGCGACTGCGCTGCCACGATGGCCTTCGGCATGGAGGCGATTGCCGGCGGTACGGATCTTCTCTGCATTGGCGAGATGGGCATCGGCAATACCACGATCGCCGCGGCCATTCATTACGCGCTCTATGGCGGCAAGGCCGAAGACTGGGTTGGCCCAGGCACCGGCTCGGAAGGTGAGATGCTGAAGCGCAAGATCGCTGCCGTCGAGAAGGCGGTCGCGCTCCATCGCGATCATCTCAACGATCCGCTGGAAATCCTGCGCCGCCTCGGTGGCCGCGAGATCGCCGCCATGGCCGGCGCCATCCTCGCGGCGCGCATGGAGCGTATCCCTGTTATCATCGACGGCTATGTCGCGACGGCCGCCGCCTCTATTCTCAAGGCTGCCAATCCCTCTGCCCTCGATCATTGCCTGATCGGGCATGTCTCGGCCGAGCCGGGTCATCTCCGTTCGATCGAAAAGCTCGGCAAGACGCCGCTTCTGGCGCTCGGCATGCGGCTTGGCGAAGGTACGGGGGCGGCATTGGCCGCGGGTATCGTCAAGGCTGCGGCAGCCTGCCATTCGGGCATGGCGACGTTCGAAAGCGCGGGGGTTACGAACAAGCACTGA
- a CDS encoding adenosylcobinamide-GDP ribazoletransferase yields MREYMRDIARSVAFLSRIPVPSSFFEGDDGKLSRVSRAFPVAGLLIALPSALTFSVLLALNADPLMAALLALAVHTLLTGALHEDGLSDTADGLGGGKDRERALEIMKDSRIGTYGAAALILSFGLRAAALAAIARHLPPEDGAVAILAAAVLSRGAMVWHWYALPPAKPDGIAASAGKPDGDAMQLALLATLGLAVLLVGPAMGIRALVGCLLATSVAAFLATRYVRQKLTGHTGDTIGATQQICEIASLCTLAMCV; encoded by the coding sequence ATGCGGGAATATATGCGTGACATCGCGCGCTCCGTCGCTTTCTTGAGCCGCATTCCCGTGCCGTCGTCCTTCTTCGAAGGCGATGACGGCAAGCTCTCGCGTGTTTCACGCGCTTTTCCTGTCGCCGGCCTGCTGATCGCCCTGCCCTCTGCACTGACCTTCAGCGTGCTGCTTGCCCTCAACGCCGATCCGTTGATGGCCGCATTGCTGGCGCTTGCCGTGCACACGCTCCTGACCGGCGCCCTCCATGAAGACGGGCTCAGCGACACGGCAGACGGATTGGGTGGCGGCAAGGACCGCGAGCGCGCACTCGAAATCATGAAGGATAGCCGTATCGGGACGTACGGGGCGGCAGCGTTGATACTGTCCTTCGGATTGCGGGCGGCGGCACTTGCCGCCATCGCGCGGCATCTCCCGCCTGAGGACGGCGCGGTCGCAATCCTCGCCGCGGCCGTCTTGAGCCGCGGCGCCATGGTCTGGCATTGGTACGCCCTGCCACCAGCCAAACCGGATGGGATCGCGGCATCAGCGGGCAAGCCAGATGGCGACGCCATGCAACTGGCGCTGCTTGCGACACTTGGCCTTGCAGTACTGCTCGTCGGCCCTGCCATGGGCATTCGGGCGCTGGTTGGCTGCCTTCTTGCGACAAGCGTCGCGGCATTTCTTGCCACAAGATATGTCCGCCAGAAATTGACCGGCCATACGGGCGATACGATCGGCGCGACCCAGCAGATTTGCGAGATCGCGTCGCTCTGCACCCTTGCCATGTGCGTTTGA
- a CDS encoding DUF1289 domain-containing protein encodes MLTPCILVCSIDQNTGYCFGCGRTSAEIGAWMSYSDDERRQIMEMLPERLTKVERKPRRETRRQRMARERSVV; translated from the coding sequence ATGCTGACACCCTGCATCCTCGTCTGCTCCATTGATCAGAACACCGGCTATTGCTTCGGCTGCGGCCGCACATCTGCTGAAATCGGCGCATGGATGAGCTATAGCGACGACGAGCGCCGTCAGATCATGGAAATGCTTCCGGAGCGCCTGACCAAGGTCGAACGCAAGCCGCGCCGGGAGACCCGCCGCCAAAGGATGGCACGGGAGCGCAGTGTCGTATGA
- a CDS encoding retropepsin-like aspartic protease family protein: MNRLNIVLVILGIGLALLIFNNNTGSTFGMRNDDFARVVYLVPIALMMSAAVWASRHTVSQSIRNLLIWFVIIMALATAYIYRRDAEQVGNRLFAGLMPGHAVVVTTSEGGQEVILHKRSNGHFEAKVMINGQPIDMLIDTGASTIALSQEDAERVGITPENLTYSQTVLTANGRARAAPVELGSVAIGPIKRRDVQASVAEAGRLDQSLLGMSFLETLGSMQMQTDELRLRD, translated from the coding sequence ATGAACCGCCTGAACATCGTTCTCGTCATTCTCGGCATCGGCCTCGCACTGCTCATCTTCAACAATAATACCGGCTCCACCTTCGGCATGCGCAATGACGACTTCGCGCGTGTCGTCTATCTCGTACCGATCGCCCTGATGATGAGCGCCGCCGTCTGGGCTAGCCGGCATACGGTCAGCCAATCGATCCGCAATCTTCTCATCTGGTTCGTCATCATCATGGCGCTTGCGACCGCCTATATCTATCGCCGCGATGCCGAACAGGTCGGCAACCGCCTCTTTGCCGGCCTGATGCCCGGCCATGCCGTCGTCGTTACGACGAGCGAAGGCGGTCAGGAGGTCATCCTTCACAAACGTTCGAACGGGCATTTCGAAGCGAAGGTCATGATCAACGGCCAACCGATCGACATGCTGATCGACACCGGCGCCAGCACCATCGCCCTGTCGCAGGAAGACGCCGAGCGCGTCGGTATCACTCCGGAAAACCTCACCTATTCGCAGACGGTACTGACCGCCAACGGCCGCGCCAGAGCGGCTCCCGTTGAACTCGGCTCGGTGGCAATCGGCCCGATCAAGCGCAGGGATGTCCAAGCGAGCGTGGCCGAAGCAGGCAGGCTCGATCAGAGCCTGCTCGGCATGAGCTTTCTCGAAACCCTGGGGTCCATGCAGATGCAGACGGACGAGCTTCGACTGCGGGACTGA
- a CDS encoding DMT family transporter produces the protein MTPARPNLTTELLLLLALATCWGASYTFIRIGVATIPPITLIAARTLIAGLVLLAIIRWRGLSLPRDAATWKRFLIQSCLNSAIPFTLIAWAEQTVDAGLATILNSTTPIFAFLISAFLLRSEPLTGRKLFGVIAGMAGICLIIGLDALHGMGRQLLPQLSVVAASICYACAALFGRNFKGLDPMMPAAGSLLCGAALLIPASLIVEHPWQIAPSTASILALLGLSVVSTALAFSIYFRLIQTLGSVGTTAQAYLRVPIGVGIGVTFLGEPLSPTAAIGLVCVVAGVMAMTIAPRRKALA, from the coding sequence ATGACGCCGGCAAGACCCAACCTGACGACCGAACTGCTGCTTCTCCTTGCACTCGCGACCTGCTGGGGCGCCTCTTACACCTTCATCCGCATCGGCGTGGCAACCATTCCGCCGATCACGCTGATTGCCGCGCGAACCCTGATCGCCGGTCTTGTCCTTCTCGCCATCATCCGCTGGCGCGGGCTGAGCCTGCCGAGAGACGCCGCCACATGGAAGCGTTTCCTCATTCAATCCTGCCTCAACAGTGCCATTCCCTTCACGTTGATCGCCTGGGCGGAACAGACCGTCGATGCCGGTTTGGCGACCATATTGAATTCCACGACACCGATTTTCGCCTTCCTGATTTCCGCCTTCCTGTTGCGCAGCGAGCCGTTGACGGGACGCAAGCTATTTGGCGTGATTGCCGGAATGGCGGGCATCTGCCTGATCATCGGCCTCGATGCACTACATGGAATGGGTCGCCAATTGCTGCCGCAGCTTTCCGTTGTCGCCGCCTCTATCTGCTATGCCTGTGCCGCCTTGTTCGGCCGCAATTTCAAGGGACTGGACCCGATGATGCCCGCAGCCGGCTCGTTGCTTTGCGGTGCTGCCCTCCTGATCCCGGCGAGCTTGATTGTCGAACACCCCTGGCAGATTGCGCCATCGACAGCCTCGATCCTGGCACTGCTCGGCCTGTCGGTCGTCTCCACCGCGCTTGCCTTCAGCATCTATTTTCGACTTATCCAGACCCTCGGCTCGGTCGGCACGACGGCGCAGGCCTATCTTCGCGTCCCGATCGGCGTCGGCATCGGCGTTACCTTCCTCGGCGAGCCTCTATCCCCGACGGCAGCCATCGGTCTTGTCTGTGTCGTGGCAGGTGTCATGGCCATGACCATCGCACCACGCAGGAAGGCACTGGCGTGA
- a CDS encoding GNAT family N-acetyltransferase produces the protein MTTNIEIRPALAGDVADIARLHRAIWCDTYRDLAPIEVYRVLDEDYRRARWADMLATPRRDQRVFLAEQGARLVGIGAIAAPSEAAFEGRGEIKSLYIDPSIKRQGLGRWLMRTMMEEFAAMGYSGAALGVVVGNEPAIAFYRALGGRLIGRYTDPGPVWRSDNLIFAWDDLSLPS, from the coding sequence ATGACGACGAACATAGAGATCAGGCCCGCGCTCGCCGGTGATGTTGCTGACATCGCCAGGCTGCATCGCGCGATCTGGTGCGATACCTATCGCGATCTGGCGCCTATCGAAGTCTATCGGGTCCTTGATGAAGATTACCGTCGCGCGCGATGGGCCGATATGCTGGCCACTCCGCGTCGGGATCAGCGTGTGTTCCTGGCTGAACAAGGTGCGCGACTTGTCGGCATCGGCGCGATTGCAGCGCCGTCCGAGGCGGCATTCGAGGGGCGCGGTGAGATAAAATCGCTCTATATCGATCCCTCCATCAAGCGTCAGGGACTTGGCCGCTGGCTCATGCGGACAATGATGGAAGAGTTTGCTGCCATGGGATATTCGGGCGCCGCGCTCGGCGTTGTCGTCGGTAACGAGCCGGCGATCGCCTTCTATCGCGCCCTTGGAGGGCGGTTGATCGGCCGTTACACCGATCCGGGACCTGTCTGGCGATCCGACAATCTCATTTTCGCATGGGACGATCTGTCTCTTCCAAGCTGA
- a CDS encoding bifunctional folylpolyglutamate synthase/dihydrofolate synthase → MSQAHLTPPLSQALSRLDQLTNWERKPRGEMRVGLEPMLDLMQRLGNPHRSFRAIHVAGTKGKGSVSALLEAGLLRAGWRVGRYGSPHVDRVNERVSILGQEVEDDALATAIMQVLDGYEDAKQAATAAEDATWFDVITAAAFVVFRDAGLSWVVVEVGLGGRLDSTNVVFGEVAIVTNIGLEHTEILGSTRAAIAREKVGILKPGATLVTTLAAADVAGQVLQQRADELGCKVLRTDLPEDATIAETNIALVGVVFDHLGRQGESVREGGAKGQPIGARLLEKAVIDKARLPGRMERFDVSLPPALAKGRQSLPVIMDGAHVPFNIEAVLRDITRSSSVSGECVAIVALASDKDAPGFLNVLSRYVAYAVFTEASGSGRAHAAIELEALGRSVGVNCEAEPDPHRALDRAMVKAAERGGWMLVTGSLYLVGALRGAVLRNAQ, encoded by the coding sequence ATGTCGCAGGCTCATCTCACCCCCCCGCTGTCCCAGGCACTTTCCCGGCTCGATCAACTGACCAATTGGGAACGCAAGCCGCGGGGAGAGATGCGGGTCGGTCTTGAGCCGATGCTCGATCTCATGCAACGCCTGGGCAATCCGCATCGGAGTTTCCGCGCGATCCACGTCGCGGGCACCAAGGGTAAAGGATCGGTATCGGCGCTCCTCGAAGCCGGATTGCTGCGGGCAGGCTGGCGGGTCGGACGTTACGGATCGCCACATGTGGACCGCGTGAATGAGCGTGTCAGCATTCTCGGCCAGGAGGTCGAGGACGATGCACTGGCGACGGCGATCATGCAGGTTCTGGATGGCTATGAGGACGCGAAACAGGCCGCAACCGCTGCCGAGGACGCAACCTGGTTCGACGTGATAACGGCTGCCGCTTTCGTCGTTTTCAGGGATGCCGGTTTGAGCTGGGTTGTGGTCGAGGTCGGGCTTGGCGGCAGGCTGGATTCGACGAATGTGGTCTTCGGCGAAGTCGCGATCGTCACGAATATCGGCCTTGAGCACACGGAGATTCTGGGAAGCACGCGCGCGGCGATCGCGCGGGAGAAGGTCGGCATATTGAAGCCCGGCGCGACGCTTGTGACGACGCTTGCCGCCGCCGACGTCGCAGGACAGGTGTTGCAGCAGCGCGCCGATGAGCTGGGCTGCAAGGTCCTGCGAACCGACCTTCCCGAGGACGCAACGATTGCGGAGACGAATATCGCCCTGGTCGGAGTGGTGTTCGATCATCTGGGACGGCAGGGTGAGAGTGTGCGGGAGGGAGGCGCAAAGGGTCAGCCGATCGGTGCACGGCTGCTCGAAAAAGCTGTTATCGACAAGGCGCGTCTGCCGGGACGGATGGAGCGTTTCGACGTCTCTCTGCCGCCTGCATTGGCAAAGGGGCGGCAAAGCCTGCCCGTCATCATGGATGGCGCGCATGTGCCGTTCAATATCGAGGCTGTGTTGCGCGATATTACGCGCTCCTCCTCGGTCAGCGGCGAATGTGTTGCCATCGTCGCACTGGCATCCGACAAGGACGCGCCCGGTTTCTTGAATGTGCTCTCGCGATATGTGGCCTATGCGGTCTTTACGGAAGCGTCCGGATCGGGTCGCGCTCATGCTGCGATCGAGCTGGAAGCGTTGGGAAGGTCCGTGGGTGTGAATTGCGAAGCCGAGCCCGACCCGCACAGGGCGCTGGATCGGGCGATGGTGAAAGCCGCCGAGCGCGGCGGCTGGATGCTTGTTACCGGTTCGCTCTATCTTGTCGGGGCGCTGCGTGGCGCCGTCCTCAGAAATGCCCAATGA
- a CDS encoding ABC transporter permease: protein MNFEAVKSIYAFEMARTRRTLLQSVVSPVISTSLYFIVFGAAIGSRINLVEGVSYGAFITPGLIMLTLLGQCISNGSFGIYFPKFTGTIYEVLSAPVAMTEIVLGYVGAAATKGMLIGLIILATASFFVDIRIEHPFMMILFFVLTAVTFSLFGFMIGIWAGNFEQLNLIPMLVVPPLTFLGGSFYSINMLPPFWQAVSHLNPVLYLVSGFRWSFYGIADVNPVLSLAMITLFLVVCLVILGWIFRTGYRLRN from the coding sequence ATGAACTTCGAAGCGGTCAAATCCATCTACGCCTTCGAAATGGCCCGTACGCGCCGCACGCTGCTGCAGAGCGTCGTTTCGCCGGTCATTTCCACATCGCTCTATTTCATCGTCTTCGGCGCGGCGATCGGTTCGCGCATCAATCTGGTCGAGGGCGTCTCCTACGGAGCATTCATCACGCCCGGCCTGATCATGCTGACCTTGCTCGGCCAGTGCATCAGCAACGGCTCCTTCGGCATCTATTTCCCGAAATTCACCGGTACGATCTACGAGGTGCTGTCGGCGCCTGTCGCCATGACGGAAATCGTGCTCGGCTATGTCGGTGCGGCTGCCACCAAGGGGATGCTGATCGGCCTGATTATCCTCGCCACGGCAAGTTTCTTCGTCGATATCAGGATCGAGCATCCTTTCATGATGATCCTGTTCTTCGTGCTGACGGCCGTCACCTTCAGCCTATTCGGCTTCATGATCGGCATATGGGCCGGGAATTTCGAACAGCTGAACCTGATCCCGATGCTGGTCGTGCCGCCGCTCACCTTCCTTGGCGGCAGCTTCTATTCGATCAACATGCTGCCGCCCTTCTGGCAGGCGGTCAGCCACCTCAATCCCGTCCTCTATCTGGTCAGCGGCTTCCGCTGGAGCTTCTATGGCATTGCCGATGTCAATCCGGTGCTGAGCCTTGCCATGATCACGCTCTTCCTTGTCGTCTGTCTGGTGATCCTCGGATGGATTTTCCGGACAGGATATCGCTTGAGAAATTGA
- a CDS encoding ABC transporter ATP-binding protein — protein MAPIISISNLTKTYSNGFQALKGVSLDIERGEILALLGPNGAGKTTLISIVCGIANPSGGSVTVGGYDVVRDFRATRSLIGLVPQELTTDQFETVWNTVSFSRGLHGKRPNPEYIEKILRDLSLWEKKDNTLRQLSGGMKRRVLIAKALSHEPEILFLDEPTAGVDVALRKDMWHVVERLRVSGVTIILTTHYIEEAEEAADRVGVINGGELLLVEEKRALMAKLGRKQLILDLNEPIEAVPQSLDGNGLSLGPNGLTLIYDFDAQHEQSSIAALLSKLGAEGIHFKDLSTRQSSLEDIFVSLVEAGK, from the coding sequence ATGGCTCCGATCATTTCCATAAGTAATCTGACCAAAACCTACTCCAACGGGTTTCAGGCGCTGAAAGGTGTCAGTCTCGATATCGAGCGAGGGGAAATCCTGGCGCTGCTGGGGCCGAACGGTGCCGGCAAGACAACACTGATTTCCATCGTCTGCGGGATTGCCAACCCGAGCGGTGGGTCTGTGACCGTCGGCGGTTATGACGTCGTGCGCGATTTCCGCGCCACGCGCAGCCTGATCGGCCTCGTGCCGCAGGAATTGACGACCGATCAGTTCGAAACCGTCTGGAATACAGTCAGCTTTTCGCGCGGGCTTCACGGCAAGAGGCCGAACCCCGAATATATCGAGAAGATACTGCGCGATCTTTCGCTGTGGGAGAAGAAGGACAACACGCTTCGCCAGCTTTCCGGCGGCATGAAGCGGCGCGTGCTTATCGCCAAGGCCCTCTCGCACGAACCGGAGATCCTGTTTCTCGATGAGCCCACGGCCGGTGTCGACGTGGCATTGCGCAAGGACATGTGGCATGTGGTCGAGCGCTTGCGCGTATCCGGCGTCACGATCATTCTCACAACGCATTACATCGAAGAGGCCGAAGAAGCGGCCGATCGCGTCGGGGTCATCAATGGTGGCGAGCTGCTGCTGGTGGAGGAGAAGAGGGCGCTCATGGCCAAGCTCGGCCGCAAGCAACTGATCCTCGATTTGAACGAGCCGATCGAGGCTGTACCCCAGTCCCTCGATGGGAACGGGCTTTCGCTTGGGCCGAACGGCCTGACGCTGATCTATGATTTCGACGCTCAGCACGAGCAGTCGAGCATTGCGGCGCTGCTGTCGAAACTCGGTGCCGAGGGAATTCATTTCAAGGATCTCTCGACGCGCCAAAGCTCGCTCGAGGATATTTTCGTCTCGCTGGTGGAGGCAGGCAAATGA